The Thamnophis elegans isolate rThaEle1 chromosome Z, rThaEle1.pri, whole genome shotgun sequence DNA window tttttgaagcccatccctgaagTAAACTATTTTCAACAGACAATGCATTGTATCCattcctcaatttatgatcacaatcgagcccaaaatttctgttgctcagcaagacagttgttaagtgaattttggcccatttcacaaccccttttgccagttgttaaatgaatcacagcagttgcattagtttagtttagtttattgtcattgcacattgtacaacaaaattaaatgccatcttcagtgtacaaacagacatccttcacatgctatataattgaaatggAAAACCCGATAGtgaattaatattgcactattcAATATAGAATTCAATGTAGTTACtaccctgggatagaagctgcttttcagcctatttgtctgggtttttattatcctgtactgtctgccagatggtaataattaaaaaaaaggggggtgccctggatgagatggatctttaagaatgttttgaactttcttaaggcagcgggagctataaaactcttccaaggaggggagaggacaaCCAATGGTCCTCTGGAGTTAACCCTCTGGAGCAGTAACACAGTTACTGTTGTGGagtagtaacacggttgttaaataaatccaaTTTCCCCATTGAACTTGTTagttcacaaaagctgatcacacaACCCTAGGACACAGCAGCTGACATAAATACACACtgtgccaaatgcccaaattttgatcacttggccatccataaggatgctgcaatttCATATGGAAAACAGTaataagcagtggtgaaattcatttttttttactaccagttctgtgggcgtggcttggtgggcgtggcaagggaaggattctgcaaaatctccattcccaccctactctggggccagccagaggtggcatttgccagttctctgaactattcaaaatttctccagaacctttcagaacctgctggatttcacccctggtcataagtcgctttttttcagtgctgttgtaagtttgaacagccactaaacaaatggttgcaagtcgagggcTGTCCAATCAACTCTGGGGAGCTTACAATATAGAATACTAAATTAAAACAATCAAAAAAAGCAACTTATTGAAGGTTTGAGATACTTAAAGGAAAAGAATAATCCCAGATCTTTCCCCTCTTGATACTTCCTTACTGAATATCTACTTTTATGATGAAGAAAGCACTAAATGTTTTTGCTCGGCGAAGAGTGCataatctgtaaatattttatCATTAAAAGGACAAAATCAAAATCTTCCCAGTCTTTTGCTATTCGATACTCTCAGAAAAGCCACAGAGCACCAGAGAATTATGGAGAACAAGGGAGAAATAATCTGTCTGAATTTGAAAATCGCTTAATTCATCATAGTGAATTGTTCCTTGGCACAATTTTTAACTTATCAGTGAAACATAACTCAGAACCTCAACGAGTCAAATACTGTTGTTGTGGAGGTGGAGAAAATAGACATTGCACTCTTTTTCCTCCCTGTGTTTTGGATATGGCTGGGGTCAATCCCTGCTTCTCTATTTCCGTAACCCTACCAGATTCAAGTTGATCTTCCTGCCCTAGACAAGGACACAGAACATAGCCCAGCCCAAGAGTAACCCTTACAAAGGTTGGggtcagtagtgaaattcaatttttttccttatcggttctgtgggcgtggcttagtgggcatggcaggggcagGATActcaaaaatctccattcccaccccactctgaggccagccagagatggtatttgccagttctccaaactactcaaaatttccgctactggttcttcagaacctgctgaatttcactctggTTAGGATATCTCTATGAAATTGCAACCTAGAGATACCCCAACCTTTCATCCTCAACCAGGGACTTGccgctgattattattatttatatatttattaaattaaatgtatTACCTCCACATTCTATCTTAATATTTCCCCAGCTCTGCTGAAAGGGCTGTTTTGCCTAGCTGCAGAAATAAATCTGGGTGCATGGAAGATGACCCACCCAATTTTTTCAAAAGTTTCCAGCCAATCAGATTTTAGCATTCTTGCCTTGTGGCTTCCAGCATCTATAAAAAAATCTTTGCTTTGTCATTGTTCCAGGTGCCTCTTTCTTGCAAAGTAGGGACCCCTCCCTTTGCATAAACATGGTTCCTTCTCTGTGTGTGCTCTGCATTTCAGAATTTTCCATGACATTGCATGATTACATGGATGCAAAATTAGAATACAGtatctttataatgccttggtaaggccacatgtggaatactgcatccaacttTGGCCGCCAcaacgtaaaaaaaaaaaaagatgttggggctctggaaagagtgcaatgaagagcaacaaagataaataggggactggtggctaaaacatataaaaagcagttgcaggaattggacatgtctagtttgatgaaaagaaggactagggatgacacgtgttccaatatctgaggggttgccacaaagaagagggggtcaacctattctccaatgtactcgagggcaggacaagaaggaatggatgaaaactaatcaaggagtgggatggagcccattaaatggctcgtatGAATGTGCATTATCAccagggaggggtggggtggaaggttattattttattatttttcttgtgaatgctccaacattggacgtttttaagaggagacgggacagccacttgcctgaaatggtatagggtttcataCCTGagcaggctggactagaagacctccaaggttccttccaactcggttattctgttgGCGGTTCCGTCTCTTTGGCCAGGcacagagcagtggtgaaattcacttttttttactaccgggtatagcttggtgggagtggcgtggcttaatgggcatggcttggtgggcttggtgtGGCATAGTGGGAgtggtaggggaaggatgctacaaaatctccattccctctccactccaggggaaggatactgcagaatctctATTCCCAactcactccagaggaaggatactacaaaatctccattccctccccaccccaggggaaggatactgcaaaatctctattcccaactcactccagaggaaggatactgcaaaatctccattctctccccattccaggagaaggatgctgcaaaatctccattccctccccactcgagaggaaggatactgcaaaatctccattctcttcccactccaaggaaaagatactgcaaaatctccattctcttcccactccagggggctactacaaaatctccattccctccctactcgaggggaaggatactgcaaaatctctattcccaactcactccagaggaaggatactgcaaaatctccattctctccccactttaggggaaggatactgcaaaatctccattccctccccactccaggggaaggatgctgcaaaatctctattcccaactcactccagaggaaggatactacaaaatctccattccctccccactccaggggaaggatactgcaaaatctctattcccaactcactccagaggaaggatactgcaaaatctccatcctctccccactccaggggaaggatactgcaaaatctccattcccacctcactccaggggaaggatactgcaaaatctccattcccactccacaaaatcaccattcccaccccactctggggccagccagaggtggcattttctggttctccaaataactcaaaatttccactaccggttctctagaacctgtcagaacctgctgaatttcacccctggcacaGAGTGTTGAAATTTGGGGGGGCACTACTAAAACATTATCTCTCTTGTAGTCACCAGGACATTTGGGTGAGTATCTAAGCTGCTAGCCTTGTTGAAGGaactcaggaggaggaggaggacccgcCCTTGAGTCATGATAAAAGGAAAATATGCAAGAGTTGATAACAGCTTTTCCTTGACGTGCTTCAGacgtacagacacagagctgctgtTTGGTGAGCAATCAAGACTGTCCTGTGGTAAGGCGGAAATGTCTTCCCTCTGCTAACTGCTTGCCCCTACCAGTTTGGGTCTCCCACCTGGAAATTTGGGATTGGTTTCCTGGGTCCTGTTGCTCAAATATCCAGGTCCACCTGCAAAGTGCATTTTTGTTTGTCCATTTCTGGTCCCTTTGCTCAATCACTTCCCGGTGTATACGAGCGTGTGCATTTCTGTGTATTTGCGAGTGACTCACCTTCTGAATTTGCATCTCTGAAAAACACAGGAAGTTGGCCAAAATGAACAAACGACTTGGGTTTCGTGTCACTTTTATGCAGTTGcctaacttttttgtttttgctcaGAAAAGGTGACAAAAGGCACAGCGGCTTCTGGGGCCTCTTGTCTATGGAAAATGTGCTTTGTACCTGCTCAGAAGTACTCttgttgtttgtctgtcttgGGGATAAACCAAGAAAGGGTGagataaagcaaaggaaaagatGGAACCCGTTTTTTCAACCCCGAATGCTTTATCCAAGTCTTCAGATTGGTCCCACAGACGTGATGCTATAGAAATGGGTGGAATTAACATGATTGCCACCACTCAAAGCCACTTCCTCTATGAATATAACtgttgcttcttctttttctacATTTTCCAGCAGAGCCACCTGGTCGGTTTCATTCACTCCTTCCTGCCCTATCAAGCGAGAACGGGGGAAACGGAGGCAGTTGATGATTAGCAGTTAAGAACTGTTCCTTGAAAACCTCAGGAACCTCAGGCCTTGTCTGAAGAAACCTAGAAGAAGGTATAGCAGGGTAGGTTGGTGGGCGGGGGTGGGATGCACCTTATACTTATTCAGTCCCTACAAAatgatgtgtgtctgtgtgtggggggggggaatatcagTAGGAAATTGTTTCAGGGAGTCAAGGTGAAGGAGGAGAGCATATTAGACTGGAGAGAGAGGTAGGTTTCGTTTGTTGTACTTCAACCAAATGCTTGATCACCAAATGTAATTGGGTATCTACGCCTCAATTTTTGGATTTGCAACAACTCCTTTAAGGTGGATGAGGGTCCTGATCTGAGAGAGTGGATGATGTGGATCAACCTAGGGAGGTCTTCTCCAATCAAGGTCTTCTCCAATTAATCAGGCTCTGAGTCTCATCATCTAAACCAGGCTGACCCAGTCTGGAGAATACTAGTTTGGGCACAAAGGTTCCCTACCTCATATCAAATAGAGATGTTAGTGGGCTGAAAAATTGAAAAGGAAGCCGGTATGTAGATCAGAAGTCACTCTTCTGATCTTCTCTTGGTCTTCCAGAAAACCAGCTTCATTAGAAGGGAAGTTGAGTCCAAGCAGAAGCAAATGTGGCGGCCAGAACAGATGGTATATGGTAGGGAGGTGAAAATGGAGATGAGATTTCACTTCACAAAGTAAATATTTCAGACTGATAAGCGTTGTCATGCAGACATCTTACAGATCTCACTGTTCTTTATCTGGTAGTGATCTTGAGTCTGGCAAATATATCCCATGCCCAAATCCTAGCACTAAAACTCATTAATGGTTGTGCAGTAAATAAGATGCTGCATCTGATGGGATTTGGGTTTCCATGCAGCAAAAAGCAGAGTTTTCACAAGGAAGGCATCAACCCACGCTAGCGTTTGAACCGATTTCCTCACATCAAGTCTTACAGCAAGACTAGATTTTTACTTGAATCATTTCCGGCCATACATGCCACAGCAATACCGCTAGGACAGAGCTCTGCCTGTTGaatgtagaaaaaaattgaacCGTTGAAGACTGAAATAGAAATGATCAACAGCTTTCCTTAAAAACTCTTGACAGCTGAGCTCAGTTAGTTTAGTGAGACTGATTATCTTGCTTCTCTGATTTTTTAGTTTCCTGATGCAATGTTTCTCAGCCTCTACTAGGTTAagctatgtggacttcaactctgagcatgctgactgggggattctgggacttgaagttcaTAGATCTTcatgttgctgaggttgagaaacattatcCTAATTGCCCATatttcctttgttgttgttagttgcaaagtcatgtctgacccattgcaacattcctccaggccttcctgtcctctaccatcccctggagtccatttaagctcaccccgactgctttagtgactccatccagccaccacattctccaTCGTCccattctttttttgccctcagtctttcccagcattaggctcttctccagtgactccttccttctcatcaggtggccaaagagtttaatcttcaggatctggccttctaaagagcagtcatggttgatttcctctaggactgaccggtttgatcaccttgtatTCCAAGAGATTTCCTTTCCTTACAAGCCTCTTACTTTTCAATCTTCAAATCAGGATTACTCTGGAGCCCAGCTTTTATTGATGGAACAACTCCAGTTGGGCCACCTAGCATCTTCCTTGTTGATCACCTAGCCCATCACTCTGTCACCAAATCCAAGTTGCAGAAATGACAATGTTTTTGGTGCTTGTAAGATGCCCCTTCTGCTTTGCAAGTCAGGGTAATTCTCAAACCTGATGTTTAAAACAACTGACGATGTGTAGATGAAGGTAAGACATGAATATTTCAGGCCAAAATGGGGCAGATTTCTCTTGCTGTTGGAAGAGACCATATATCAGCTGCTTCATCTGGTTCAGAACATACCTGCATGTGATAATTCCTACAGGGCAGGGGTCTCTacacctggcaactttaagacttatagacttcgactcccagaattcctcagccagcacagaattatgggagttaccatccacaaatcttaaagttgccaagtttggagaccccttttGCTATAGGGGATTGTTTGCCTCCTGGTCTCTGGGTGGACTTTCCAATTGAAGAAGAAATGGTAGTGGGTTTATAAGAAAACGTACTGGCCCTGAGGCAGGTGCAAGTCATATAGTGTTTagagcaagggtctccaaccttggcaactttaagcctggaggacttcgactctcagaattctgggagacCCTTGGTTTAGAGGGCTATACAAGAGTAATCAAAGGCCTTTATTTTCAAAACTCTACATGCTCCAGTCATGTTGATCTGTTCCAGATTTGTCTTTTATTAACCAAAAAAAacttgggtgttttttttaaaaattattttaatgatctactgccagcaaaacagtttcagcACACTGGCATGGTGCATATTGCAAGATGTACTGATGGAGTTTTAATGATCTTGATAAAAGTCAcaggggggcggggaggctgccccaaggacaaaaaaaaacaaaacagcatcATTCAGTGCCCATCCAGGCTGAAAtgtgggaagggaggagggggagaattcCGATTTGATGGTGAGcaaattttaaatataatatttaatttttcttcaaaaaaaattaaaccctGACTTCCTAAGCAAAGAGAAATGGACAGATGTCTTTTTAACATACTAGGAGCAAGTGAAGAGGAGAGTGTCTTGAGAAAGATAAACAGTTGCGACACTAGAAAGCTGCTTTTTAGTTTTCTTGCAATCTTGCCAAACATCTTCATTAAAGTGTATGAGCATTCAAAAGTTTGCTCTCTCCTAGTTTTTAACTATAGTTGAAGGTTTCCTGTGGATAGTTTGGGAGTTCTGTCCAGCTTTCTATTGTACTTTCTTAAAATaaatctctccctcttctctcccctcccctctcctcccctcattctccttctccctctccttttctttctctccctctcccactccccctcctctctcccctcttcctcccacttaccccttcccttccctcctctcccctcttcctctccctctccctcacctCTCtgctctcccctctccttctcctctccttttctccctctcccttcccctcccccttcactcccccttctcccctcttcctcccccttacccccttccctcctctctccctcccctccctgctcctcctctccttctccctctccttttctccccctcctatcctctcccctccttctttccctctcttctccctctccttctctccctctcctctccctcccctctcccctaccCCCTCTCCTCCTCATGCATGAAGAAAATACTCCAAACCCCCGAATTCTCATTCGGTTGTGTTGAGTGTGGTGCTGGTAGGAAATTTCCCACCCTATGAAACAGCAAGAAGAGCTGCAGGTCAGACCTTCAGGCTGACAAGCACATGGTGCTATCgcctctcttttcctccttcaaCTTTCCCTCCAACATGAGACTCTACTGAGAGGGTGAAGGAGATGCTGGTTCAAATGGGAGACCAACACGAATGGCCTTGTGTTTTATGCTGGGTTTGGTCTCATGGAAGCCTTTAGCAACAATTAAGTTCTAAAGGACCTCCAGTCTCTCTGAACATCGGTGGCAGTAACACTTATGAGAGATTCTTTGCCATTTATATTCATCCCCCTTCATCTCCTCTACTAGACTTTCCTTCCATGGCTCTGTTACAAAGCCAAGCCCCTCCATGCGGTTAGGATTACACAATAGACGGAGAACTCTACACTCACTTTGCAGCAATGGATTGCCTCCAAGTGTCGGTTGCCAAGGCTTGAGTAAGCAAGCCTTGGTTTTTTCCAGACTATCATTGTCAGCCATTCAGCTGTGTCGAACCCACGGCCACCCTATGGATCAGCATTCCCCATGACCCTCTGTCTTGTACTGCCTCCTTCAGAGCTGCCATGGTCATCCCGGTGTCATCCtttatagccgtgatggcgaatctatggcatgtgtgtccCAAGTGGcaagtggagccatttgttagggcacacgaaGCGTTGGCCAGCTGACCTTGGCtttcttttaaggctgttttcgtcctctggaggcttccttgaagcctccggagcacgaaaaactagccctacggacaaaccagaagttcaggaatggacttctggtttgctcatagggccgttttgcgccctccggagccttcaggagcctttTTGTCCTTCGGAGGCATGTGGGCAGGTCCAGGAACGATCccttgtgctccccccgcttttggcacatgatccaaaaaaggttagccatcactgctttatagTGTCCAGCCAGTGGTACTAGGGcagctcctttttcttttttcactggTCACTATCAGCATGATTGACTTTTCGAGTGAAGTTTGACAGCCTCTGTTTGGTGATCTTGGCTTTTTGGTGAGGTTTGGGCTAggacttctttgttatttttccactcccagcttctcccaacctagcagttcgaaagcatgtaaaatgcaagtagaaaaatagggaaagtaacagcgttccatgtgccttcagcatttagtcatgctggctacatgaccacggagacatcttcagacagtgctggctcttcggctttgaaatggagatgagcaccgccccatagagttgggaatgtgcgaagggaacctttacctttaaagagcAGGAAAAAAGACTTCAAACCACAGGGTCAGTTATCTACAGAGATttccaatcatccaggtcatggttgtcccaaaggcgctattttttttccccaaaaggcaactgtactttcttgtttttttcctttgaaaacattttgcttcttacccaagaagcttcttcagttctaattgACTGGTGGAGAACGGAAGGGTCAACTTTCTTAGGTTATTCTGGTCTCCTTGTCCATTCATTAATGAACATAAGGAGTCACCACTTTCATCTTCCATAAATGAATTGAAGATaatatttaaaacacacacacacacacacacacacacacacacacacacattcttcttCAAGGGAAACTGGAAAATTACAGAGGAACTGTGGTGGGATGTAGTCTGGAATTGCAGGAGgaaaagagcacagagaaagagaagctTGGTGTATTtgcagaaatagaatagaatagaatagaatagaataacagagttggaagggaccttggaggtcttctagtccaaacccctgcctaggcaggaaacctataccgtttcagacaaatggttatccaacatcttcttcaagacttccagtgttggggcattcacaagagGATGAAGGCAGACCCCCCCCCTAGCAATTCACAGAGAATATCTAGTAATTattcagatcaggggtgggttctggcaggcactactgccggttcactcacgTGTGCGCTTgatgcgtgcgcatgcgcagtgcaattgaaattgctctgtgcatgtgcagaactgaaaaacaagatggcagcgtcACCCAGGGGACCAGTTCAGGAgcgtggcagcctgggtcactgccggttccagcggcccaggccaccaaaccactactggttcagccaaaccgggccgaactggtaggaacccaccacagtTGCTTTAGACTGGCAAGGTTTTGGTCAAtatctaaggagattctcagtcatccaggtgatgggtgtcccaaaggtgcttttcaaaaggtaacttgaatacatgtttgtttttttcttgaggaaGAAACGTTTTTCCCTTGAAAAACAAAACCTCTTCTTACCTCttgttcttcaaggaaaaaacatttcttcctcaaaaagaaagaaagcccagTTCCCTTTGGGGATGGGTGGGGGTGAAGCACATTTGAGACACTTCTATCAATAGGCAAACATTATAaagctggggtgtcaaactcaatttcactgtgatgaaagaaatgtgcttctgggtttggctccaagtgggtgAAAACTTCCTACAACTGAGGACCGCATCGGGGGTTATGtttgacatggggggggggatatggccAGGTGGGGCATAGCCAGAGAAGcccagctccgttttcactggcagagggttgcaggaggccatcatggccaAAAACAAGGTACTTTTCGCTGGCATAGacaccgcaggctggtccttcactgtttccagggcaggcctgtgggccagatctaagcccccaccaccacctccacaagccagatctggcctgcgggccttgagtttgacacccctgcaataaagAAATAACTCCTCTTGGGTCCTTGGGCCTTGCAGGTACTCATTTTGTGCCCACTCTTGAGGCTAAGGAactaacaggttttttttttttttttttttttaaaaacctctttcTTTCAGAAGAAAACCTATCTTTTCCTGTTTACCATATGTGTTAGCCCTGGCTTCCAGCCACTGTCATCCTTGGGTGAAAAATACTTTCTTGCCAAACTTCATTGTTTCCTCACATTTTACATAGGGTAAATGTAAGCTGTATCTGTTATTGCCACCTAGTGGTCGAAAGGCAAATATTCTTTTAGGAAAAGGGCATGTTGCATCTCTGGTCTTTTAGCCATGTGGTTGCAGGTTGGCTATCAGATCGAGAGCGACACGAAAAGggactaaaccaggggtgaaatccagcaggttctgacaggttctggagaacgggtaacagaaattttgagtagttcggagaactggcaaatgccacctctggctggccccagagtagggtgggaatggggattttgcagtatccttcccctgccacacctaccaaaccacaccatgtccaccaagccgtgcccacagaaccggtaataaaaaaaattgaatttcaccactggttaaaCACCAAAGCAATGTTCCATTTTACAGATGCAACCACTGGTGACTAAATTATATTGGGTTTATAAAGCTGTAGTTCTGTACCCCTTGCCACAATCAGAAAAACAGAATTCAGACTTTCCTGCAGAACTTACAATTCACACAGTCCTGTTGATGATTCACTTCTCATCTGCAGTGCTGAAATATGTCTTACAGTGATCTTAAGAGAGGATTTCCTGTCCTTTGCTTTAAGATTACAGTTCCACTCTTGAACTCTCTGCTCACAAGCCTATTTTTATTGCGAGATTTTGGAATGCATTTTCTCAGGCTGAATTGTGGGTTGTGAATCATCGGTAAGGCGTCTCTTCTTCAGTAAACACAAATGACATGGAACTAAGTAGGGAGAAATATACCTTTGGACCATTCGGGTTATGGGTGGGTGGAGGGGCATCAAAAGATTCGAGCGAGAGTGAGATGGTTCCTCATCTCTACCCAAACTGTCATATGTAAGAGGCAGGCATGAAATGCTCCAAACTTCGCTATCAGTTCAAAACTGGGAGCGCTCAGTTGcgtgacgcttctgcacatgtgcagaacctgcacatgcgcagcgcatctgatgatgtctgggtgggtgggtggagcctcccactaccgtcgctactggttcgcccgaaccaaggagaaccagcagaataccacctttggtaagAGGTATATTGTATTCTTTCCATCAATATGGCCATCATGGTACATGCAGGCTGCAATGTAGATGGAAAACCATACCTTTGGATATGGATCTccacaacaggggtgggttgctgccggcgttactgccggttcggtgagTCCGCGTGCCTGATGCATGCTCTGCATGTGTGCGCAGTTCCCTGTAAacaggtctgcacatgtgcagaacatttaaaaatgccaaaaaaaaaaccatgccgcagtgaccggggaactggtttggaggtgtggccaacctgggtcactgccggttctgtgaccaagGCCAACATTCCACTACTGGTCCAACCGAATTGTGCAAACCGGTAgcacccacctctgctccacatATTCCAGGCATATAAAGAATCCTTGGGTAAAGGGTGCCAATTTAGGCCATTCTCCTTCTCAGATTGAAGCTTTCAGGTCATTCTATAGTTTTGCTCCTCTGTCTTAAGCATACCAATTTTCAGGGCATTTCTCTTACAACCTTTTCATGTTTTTTGTTCCCAGTTCTTCTTAGCCTTGACCCATTCCACACCAAGAGGGCCCGGGCTCTGGAATTCTGCTCCCATGGAAAAATCAAGGTCCTTGTTCAGGAACGTAATTGGCCACAAGATGCTCTTTGTTGTCTTCCTACTTTTCCCCACAGATATTCTTGTAGAGGGACAAAATACAGCCGAGCCTGTTACTACAGCAAATGTAACCCTCCACGTAGATTCAATAGCCAGTTTAAATGCAAGCGCCacatctttcccagcatcttcTAAGATGCCTGGGGAGATTTCTACGACATCTGTGACATCACACACTGATGCCACAATGCCTGGCACTCTCAGCCAACAACCAGCACTGTCCTTCAAAGCATCACCTCCAGTCTCAAAACAAGAAGTACAACTTCCCACTGTCGTGAACACTGCTGTCCCAGTAGATACTTCGTCTCCTATGCCAAGTAAAGTTGCTGTCATTACCAAAGAAAAAGACCGTCGTACGGAAactacaggggaaaaaaaaatcaaaccgcAGAAGGAAGTTCCCTCTAAAACGACTGTCACGCCACACTTTGTTAGCGAGACGGTATCTTCTCCAACAAAGGATGTGGGAACCAGATCCCAAGGGGCCTTCTTGGATCAATCACCAAGTGCAATTGCCTACCCAGAAACAACAAAGAGCATAGAACCAAAAGAGGACAAAAAAGGGCCAATCCCACCAGATCAAGCTGTTCCAGAATTAACTCAGAGTCCCGAGAGTGGCACCCACTATACGT harbors:
- the SPN gene encoding leukosialin isoform X2, which gives rise to MEKSRSLFRNVIGHKMLFVVFLLFPTDILVEGQNTAEPVTTANVTLHVDSIASLNASATSFPASSKMPGEISTTSVTSHTDATMPGTLSQQPALSFKASPPVSKQEVQLPTVVNTAVPVDTSSPMPSKVAVITKEKDRRTETTGEKKIKPQKEVPSKTTVTPHFVSETVSSPTKDVGTRSQGAFLDQSPSAIAYPETTKSIEPKEDKKGPIPPDQAVPELTQSPESGTHYTSGPFTTSVALTSTSATHGNPKTSSGQKKHPIIILAIVFGIVLLAGLIVFLYLRRRRHSGSTSFNSPEWAGQATLPDDTGLDKDVEQQAGSGGEGETRRGTLVTFFGKRQSRVPSIAMEDINGKGGKAEREQLLSGEAEGNNI
- the SPN gene encoding leukosialin isoform X1, with amino-acid sequence MEKSRSLFRNVIGHKMLFVVFLLFPTDILVEGQNTAEPVTTANVTLHVDSIASLNASATSFPASSKMPGEISTTSVTSHTDATMPGTLSQQPALSFKASPPVSKQEVQLPTVVNTAVPVDTSSPMPSKVAVITKEKDRRTETTGEKKIKPQKEVPSKTTVTPHFVSETVSSPTKDVGTRSQGAFLDQSPSAIAYPETTKSIEPKEDKKGPIPPDQAVPELTQSPESGTHYTSGPFTTSVALTSTSATHGNPKTSSGQKKHPIIILAIVFGIVLLAGLIVFLYLRRRRHSGSTSFNSPEWAGQATLPDDTGLDKDVEQQAGSGGEGETRRGTLVTFFGKRQSRVPSIAMEDINGKGGKAEREQLLSGEAEVGSPSGAIGDANGKVPEPLKGSSQESPAS